The Opitutales bacterium ASA1 genome window below encodes:
- a CDS encoding glycoside hydrolase family 3 C-terminal domain-containing protein — protein sequence MSTSTVAETTPAFLDPDLPLAKRIDDLVTRLTLLEKVNQLLHENNAIERLGIPAYNWWSEACHGVGRNGRATVFPQVIGLAATWNRALVHRVASVTSDEARAKHHAAAAAGRREQYQGLTFWTPNVNIFRDPRWGRGQETFGEDPFLTAQLGLQTVRGLQGDDPERLKVAACAKHFAVHSGPEDERHHFDAHPSPKDFAETYLPAFEALVRGGVEAVMGAYNRVYGEPACGSKRLLVDILRGEWGFTGHVVSDCGAIDDFHQHHRVTNDAAESAALAVRMGCDLNCGCTYHELVAAVRDGLVTEAEIDTSLRRLLATKFKLGLFDPPGRVSWTSIPTSIVDCEAHRAVARRAAAESIVLLKNDGGLLPLRADPATMLVVGPTAANIGALLGNYYGTSPRMITIMEGILERVDEGTRFKYRAGCPLSQPGAPGVNYTFGAAAASEIVIAVMGLDPTLEGEEGDTVASATGGDRQRIELPENQRVFLRELRKHAKKLVLVLTGGSALAVTEEHDYCDAVLQVWYPGCEGGRAVADVLFGDVPPGGRLPVTVPRSTEDLPPFNDYSVRGRTYRYADKDPLYPFGFGLGYTTVSYEQATVDRSRIAPGETLRIRTRVSNTGVQAAHETVQCYLVPPAGLPDAPKATLVAFDKIELAPGASREVELVVEAASLLQVDADGTRAFVPGVYRLVVGSCSPGTRGLELGAPKPVEIDVELVSD from the coding sequence ATGTCCACATCCACCGTCGCTGAAACGACTCCGGCCTTTCTCGACCCGGATCTTCCGCTCGCAAAGCGTATCGACGATCTGGTTACGCGTCTGACGCTGCTGGAGAAAGTCAACCAACTCCTCCACGAGAACAACGCGATCGAGCGACTCGGCATCCCCGCCTACAACTGGTGGAGCGAGGCCTGCCACGGCGTCGGTCGCAACGGTCGAGCCACGGTGTTCCCGCAAGTCATCGGACTCGCCGCCACGTGGAATCGCGCGCTCGTGCATCGCGTCGCCTCGGTCACCTCCGATGAAGCCCGCGCGAAGCATCACGCCGCCGCCGCCGCCGGCCGCCGCGAACAGTACCAAGGCCTCACGTTCTGGACACCGAACGTGAACATCTTCCGCGACCCCCGCTGGGGACGCGGCCAGGAAACCTTCGGCGAAGATCCCTTTCTCACCGCCCAGCTCGGTCTCCAAACGGTCCGTGGCCTACAAGGCGACGATCCGGAACGCCTAAAGGTCGCAGCTTGCGCGAAGCATTTCGCCGTGCACAGCGGTCCCGAGGACGAGCGTCACCACTTCGACGCTCATCCCTCGCCCAAGGATTTCGCCGAAACCTACCTCCCCGCCTTCGAGGCCCTCGTGCGCGGAGGAGTCGAAGCCGTCATGGGAGCCTACAACCGCGTCTACGGCGAGCCCGCCTGCGGCAGCAAACGCCTGCTCGTCGACATCCTTCGCGGCGAGTGGGGCTTCACGGGCCACGTCGTGAGCGACTGCGGCGCGATCGACGACTTCCACCAACATCATCGCGTCACGAACGACGCCGCCGAATCCGCCGCTCTCGCCGTCCGCATGGGCTGCGACCTCAACTGCGGTTGCACCTACCACGAACTCGTCGCCGCGGTCCGCGACGGACTCGTGACCGAAGCCGAAATCGACACGTCTTTGCGCCGTCTCCTCGCGACGAAGTTCAAGCTCGGACTCTTCGATCCTCCGGGCCGCGTATCCTGGACGTCGATACCCACGTCCATCGTCGATTGCGAAGCCCACCGAGCCGTCGCTCGCCGCGCCGCCGCCGAATCGATCGTCCTGCTCAAGAACGACGGCGGACTCCTGCCGTTGCGGGCCGACCCGGCTACGATGTTGGTCGTCGGTCCCACGGCCGCCAACATCGGTGCCTTGCTCGGCAACTACTACGGTACGAGTCCGCGCATGATCACGATCATGGAGGGCATTCTGGAACGCGTCGACGAAGGCACCCGTTTCAAGTATCGCGCAGGTTGTCCGCTCTCCCAACCCGGAGCGCCTGGAGTGAACTACACGTTCGGTGCCGCGGCTGCCTCGGAAATCGTCATCGCGGTCATGGGCCTCGACCCCACGCTCGAAGGCGAGGAAGGCGACACGGTCGCATCGGCCACCGGCGGCGATCGTCAACGCATCGAGTTGCCGGAGAACCAACGCGTCTTCCTGCGCGAGCTGCGCAAACACGCGAAGAAACTCGTCCTCGTCCTCACCGGCGGCAGCGCTCTCGCGGTGACCGAAGAACACGACTACTGCGACGCCGTCCTCCAAGTCTGGTACCCCGGCTGCGAAGGCGGACGCGCCGTCGCCGACGTGCTCTTCGGAGACGTCCCGCCGGGCGGTCGGCTGCCCGTCACGGTGCCGCGCAGCACCGAGGATCTCCCGCCCTTCAACGACTACTCGGTGCGCGGCCGCACCTACCGCTACGCCGACAAAGACCCGCTCTATCCTTTCGGCTTTGGTCTCGGCTACACGACCGTATCCTACGAACAAGCGACGGTCGATCGAAGCCGGATCGCTCCCGGCGAAACGCTCCGTATCCGTACCCGCGTGTCGAATACGGGCGTACAGGCCGCGCACGAAACGGTGCAGTGCTACCTAGTCCCGCCGGCCGGTCTCCCGGACGCGCCGAAAGCCACGTTGGTCGCGTTCGACAAGATCGAACTCGCACCCGGCGCTTCACGCGAAGTCGAACTGGTCGTCGAAGCCGCCTCGCTCCTGCAGGTCGACGCCGACGGAACGCGCGCCTTCGTCCCCGGTGTCTATCGCCTCGTCGTCGGCTCCTGCTCGCCCGGAACACGCGGCCTCGAACTGGGCGCGCCGAAACCGGTCGAAATCGACGTCGAACTCGTCTCCGATTGA
- a CDS encoding glycosyl hydrolase 115 family protein, giving the protein MKLPRFASGLRLLGTLVAAVLYASPAFALLDPVGSPVLFAPAPGSFPLVHQGRATPVVLDPADHAGVLRAAGDFRADVTRVTGVEPAALDAAPTSGGIAVIAGTIGRSAAVDHLVASGKIDVSDVSGRWEAFLVQVVEEPLPGLDRALVIAGADKRGTIFGLYTLSERIGVSPWFWWADVPVEPRAALHIAAGTRFVDAPVVKYRGIFINDEAPALTGWVHEKFGAFDHTFYRHVFELLLRLRANYLWPAMWLPRAFNDDDPENPRLADEYGIVMGTSHHEPMMRAHDEWGRHGTGPWDYAKNDAVLRDFWRSGYERVKDYESIVTLGMRGDGDEPMSEAENVALLERIVADQREIIAEVSGRATEEVPQVWALYKEVQGYYERGMRVPDDVTLLWCDDNWGNNRRLPTAEERARPGGAGVYYHFDYVGGPRNYKWINVTPLPKIWEQMHLAREHGADRIWIVNVGDIKPMEFPVDFFLTYAWNPEQWPYERLAEFSRAWAAAQFGPENAADIARLLDAYPKLNRHRTPELLAPDTYSLVHYREAERHLEAWRSLVSLAEDVNSRLAPAARDAFFQLVLYPVKASATVRELLVAAGLNRLYVLQGRTAANAAADHARAMWALDASLTDAYHALGGGHWNHMMSQSKFGYTYWQTPTIESMPALSEVRPNRGAEPALAVEGATTGWPVWGAPPPKLPAIDALRRNVRWFELFNRGDTSFTFTASASHPWLRLTPASGTVDLTTRIEVSADWAAVPPGSNESSISVSTSSGRSFTIAIPVAGRDASLPPGFAGFVESDGVVSIEAPNASRFLAADGISWKILPDHGRTLGGVTAFPVTADERTPGTASPRIEYDVFLRSAGEVVVEWHCAPSLDFLPGEGLRFGVSLGDAPVEVVKLDTWATLATWEKSVADSVRVVRTRHRVDSPGAHTLRFWMVTPGVVLQKVVVDAGGLKPSYLGPPESFRIP; this is encoded by the coding sequence ATGAAGCTCCCTCGTTTCGCTTCGGGGCTGCGGCTCCTCGGCACCCTCGTCGCCGCGGTCCTCTACGCCTCGCCCGCTTTCGCGCTCCTCGATCCCGTCGGCTCGCCCGTCCTCTTCGCGCCCGCCCCGGGTTCGTTTCCCTTGGTCCACCAAGGGCGCGCCACACCCGTCGTCCTCGATCCCGCCGACCATGCCGGCGTGTTGCGTGCCGCCGGGGATTTCCGCGCCGACGTCACGCGCGTGACCGGCGTCGAACCCGCAGCCCTCGACGCCGCCCCCACCTCCGGCGGCATCGCCGTGATCGCGGGCACGATCGGCCGCAGCGCGGCCGTCGACCACCTCGTCGCCTCCGGCAAGATCGACGTCTCCGACGTTTCAGGACGTTGGGAGGCGTTTCTCGTCCAAGTGGTCGAAGAGCCGCTGCCGGGCCTCGACCGCGCCCTCGTCATTGCGGGAGCAGACAAACGCGGCACGATCTTCGGCCTCTACACGCTCTCGGAACGCATCGGTGTCTCCCCGTGGTTCTGGTGGGCCGACGTCCCCGTCGAGCCGCGTGCGGCCCTCCACATCGCAGCCGGCACGCGTTTCGTCGACGCTCCCGTCGTGAAGTATCGCGGCATCTTCATCAACGACGAGGCACCCGCCCTCACCGGATGGGTGCACGAGAAGTTCGGCGCGTTCGACCACACGTTCTACCGCCACGTTTTCGAACTTCTTCTCCGCCTGCGCGCAAATTACCTCTGGCCCGCCATGTGGCTGCCGCGCGCCTTCAACGACGATGATCCCGAAAACCCGCGCCTCGCCGACGAATACGGCATCGTCATGGGTACCTCCCACCACGAACCGATGATGCGCGCCCACGACGAATGGGGCCGCCACGGAACCGGGCCGTGGGACTACGCGAAGAACGACGCCGTGCTCCGCGACTTCTGGCGCAGCGGCTACGAGCGCGTGAAGGACTACGAGAGCATCGTCACCTTGGGCATGCGCGGCGACGGCGACGAACCCATGTCGGAGGCCGAAAACGTGGCCCTGCTCGAGCGCATCGTCGCCGACCAACGCGAGATCATCGCCGAGGTCTCCGGCCGAGCAACCGAGGAGGTTCCTCAAGTCTGGGCGCTCTACAAGGAAGTGCAGGGATACTACGAACGCGGCATGCGCGTGCCCGACGACGTGACGTTGCTCTGGTGCGACGACAACTGGGGCAACAACCGCCGCCTCCCGACCGCGGAAGAGCGCGCCCGTCCCGGCGGCGCGGGCGTGTATTACCATTTCGACTACGTCGGTGGACCGCGGAACTACAAGTGGATCAACGTCACGCCTCTACCGAAAATCTGGGAACAAATGCACCTCGCCCGCGAGCACGGCGCGGACCGCATCTGGATCGTGAACGTGGGCGACATCAAGCCCATGGAGTTCCCCGTCGACTTCTTCCTCACCTACGCGTGGAACCCCGAACAGTGGCCCTACGAACGGCTCGCCGAGTTCTCCCGCGCATGGGCCGCCGCGCAGTTCGGCCCCGAAAACGCCGCCGACATTGCCCGCCTGCTCGACGCGTATCCGAAACTCAACCGCCACCGCACCCCGGAACTGCTCGCGCCCGACACCTACAGCCTCGTCCACTATCGAGAAGCGGAGCGGCACCTCGAAGCGTGGCGCTCGCTCGTTTCCCTCGCGGAGGACGTGAACTCCCGTCTCGCCCCAGCGGCCCGCGACGCGTTCTTCCAGCTCGTGCTCTACCCGGTGAAGGCGAGTGCCACCGTCCGCGAGTTGCTCGTCGCCGCCGGCCTCAACCGCCTCTACGTGCTCCAAGGTCGCACCGCCGCAAACGCCGCCGCCGATCACGCACGCGCCATGTGGGCGCTGGATGCATCGCTCACCGACGCCTACCACGCCCTCGGGGGTGGTCACTGGAACCACATGATGAGCCAGTCGAAGTTCGGCTACACCTACTGGCAGACGCCCACGATCGAATCGATGCCCGCTCTCTCCGAGGTGCGTCCCAATCGCGGTGCCGAGCCCGCACTCGCCGTGGAGGGCGCTACGACCGGCTGGCCCGTCTGGGGTGCGCCGCCGCCGAAGCTCCCGGCGATCGACGCCCTCCGGCGCAACGTTCGCTGGTTCGAGCTCTTCAACCGCGGCGACACGTCCTTCACGTTCACCGCATCCGCCTCCCACCCATGGCTGAGACTCACACCAGCGAGCGGCACGGTCGACCTCACCACGCGCATCGAAGTCTCCGCCGACTGGGCCGCCGTGCCTCCCGGCTCGAACGAGTCGAGCATTTCCGTATCCACGTCTTCGGGACGCTCCTTCACCATCGCAATCCCCGTCGCCGGACGCGACGCCTCCCTCCCGCCGGGCTTCGCCGGTTTCGTCGAGAGCGACGGCGTGGTCTCGATCGAGGCGCCCAACGCTTCGCGCTTCCTCGCCGCCGACGGCATCTCTTGGAAGATCCTGCCCGACCACGGCCGCACGCTCGGCGGTGTGACGGCGTTTCCCGTCACCGCGGACGAACGCACTCCCGGCACCGCGTCTCCACGGATCGAATACGACGTGTTTCTGCGCTCCGCCGGCGAGGTCGTCGTCGAATGGCACTGCGCACCGTCGCTGGACTTCCTCCCCGGCGAGGGCCTGCGCTTCGGGGTGTCGCTCGGCGATGCGCCGGTCGAAGTGGTGAAACTCGACACGTGGGCCACGCTCGCCACGTGGGAAAAGTCGGTCGCCGACAGCGTGCGCGTCGTCCGCACGCGCCACCGCGTCGACTCCCCCGGCGCACACACGCTTCGCTTCTGGATGGTCACGCCCGGCGTCGTCCTCCAGAAGGTGGTCGTCGATGCCGGTGGATTGAAGCCGAGTTATTTGGGTCCGCCGGAGTCGTTCCGCATTCCCTGA
- a CDS encoding glycoside hydrolase 43 family protein, protein MHPNPANSKERTDAVIPERASNSDATYANPLLFLDFPDPDGIRVGDEYFLICSTFSHEPGIVLARSRDLVHWTHCGHALPRLMRREEFDRPRRGCGVWAPSLRHHDGRFLIYFPDPDAGIYMTHAHEFEGPWSEPVLVLAGRGLIDPCPLWDDDGRAWLVHAWAKSRAGINNRVTLVELRPDGTGTIGDGKVIIDADALPGWHTLEGPKFYKRGGWYYVFAPAGGVEDGWQGIFRARALDGPWEARVVMDQGTTPINGPHQGAWIDTPNGEHWFLHFQDRGPFGRILHLQPMRWRDDGWPVIGATNSPDAIKGEPVLEHAAPSVVSGEADEAEGWPTSDEFDGPVLGRQWQWEGAHDPAWYSLEAVPGSLRLYSQSGDNLWEAPSLLTQRVVGPESIVSTSLRIEGGGRFGLVVMGRDYASLEIESDGVHVRLVQRVCRGADEGNREEARMEGPAVSGSGARLRVDVVEGSAWRFSYSSDEGRSWTSIGEPFVGRKGVWVGARVGVFALTGASGDTGVHADFDFFRVEMR, encoded by the coding sequence ATGCATCCGAACCCCGCGAACTCGAAAGAGCGCACCGACGCAGTTATTCCCGAGCGTGCCTCGAATTCGGATGCGACGTACGCCAACCCGCTCCTGTTTCTCGATTTTCCCGACCCGGACGGCATTCGTGTGGGTGACGAGTACTTTCTCATCTGTTCCACCTTCTCGCACGAGCCGGGCATCGTGCTGGCGCGTTCGCGCGATCTCGTTCACTGGACGCACTGTGGTCATGCGCTTCCGCGCCTGATGCGCCGTGAGGAGTTCGACCGGCCGCGCCGTGGGTGTGGCGTGTGGGCACCGAGTCTACGCCACCACGATGGTCGTTTCCTGATCTATTTTCCCGATCCCGACGCCGGCATCTACATGACCCACGCGCACGAGTTCGAGGGCCCGTGGTCCGAGCCCGTGCTCGTGCTCGCGGGTAGAGGTCTCATCGATCCGTGCCCGTTGTGGGACGACGACGGTCGAGCTTGGCTCGTGCACGCTTGGGCGAAGAGTCGCGCCGGCATCAACAACCGCGTCACCCTCGTCGAATTGCGCCCGGACGGGACGGGCACGATCGGGGACGGAAAGGTGATCATCGACGCCGACGCTCTTCCAGGGTGGCACACGCTCGAAGGTCCAAAATTCTACAAGCGCGGCGGGTGGTACTACGTCTTCGCGCCCGCCGGAGGAGTGGAGGACGGGTGGCAGGGGATTTTTCGTGCGCGCGCTCTCGACGGCCCATGGGAGGCGCGCGTCGTGATGGATCAAGGCACCACGCCGATCAACGGACCTCACCAAGGCGCGTGGATCGACACGCCGAACGGCGAGCACTGGTTTCTCCATTTTCAGGACAGGGGACCTTTCGGCCGTATCCTTCATCTTCAACCGATGCGGTGGCGCGACGACGGTTGGCCTGTGATCGGTGCGACGAACTCTCCGGATGCGATCAAGGGCGAGCCGGTGCTCGAACACGCCGCACCCTCCGTCGTCTCCGGCGAGGCGGATGAGGCCGAGGGCTGGCCCACGAGCGACGAGTTCGACGGCCCCGTGCTCGGTCGCCAGTGGCAGTGGGAGGGCGCGCACGATCCCGCGTGGTATTCGCTCGAGGCCGTGCCGGGATCGTTGCGTTTGTATTCACAAAGCGGTGACAACCTCTGGGAGGCTCCGAGCCTGCTCACGCAGCGCGTGGTGGGGCCGGAATCGATCGTGTCCACGAGCTTGCGGATCGAGGGCGGCGGACGTTTCGGCCTCGTCGTGATGGGGCGCGACTACGCCTCGCTCGAGATCGAATCGGACGGCGTGCATGTGCGTCTGGTGCAACGCGTCTGTCGCGGGGCGGACGAAGGCAACCGCGAGGAGGCGAGAATGGAAGGGCCGGCGGTGTCCGGCTCTGGTGCCCGGCTGCGCGTGGACGTCGTGGAGGGCTCGGCGTGGCGGTTTTCCTACAGTTCGGACGAGGGCCGCTCGTGGACGTCGATCGGCGAACCGTTCGTGGGCCGAAAAGGTGTTTGGGTGGGCGCGCGAGTGGGTGTGTTCGCACTCACGGGTGCGAGCGGCGACACGGGTGTCCACGCGGACTTCGACTTCTTCCGGGTCGAGATGCGATGA
- a CDS encoding uroporphyrinogen decarboxylase family protein has protein sequence MRPEQWEIFKKAARGERLDDIPMAMIIDSPWIPGYVGVKHMDFFLDPEVWLQSHLKIHREFPDVIFVPGFWMEYGMAAEPSALGAKIKFWQDNTPSEYHGLFRIEDVDQLHEYEVEADAFMALTLHRIRMQKQRVFDAGYIMPFVTARGPMCTAGFVRNTADFMLDLVDKPEHAHKLLDLCTRLIIDWLKAQHKAIGDCVEGIFILDDIVGFVNEAHYMEFCHPYLKRICDAFPQDWVKLYHNDASIEACMDHLPDVGFNVLNWGKQTDIEEVKFRIGDRMTLMGNVNPLEVGVRGTPEEVHAATMDVLRKSEGERIILSVGGGTSPGMPKANIEAMLAALREYNSARRGE, from the coding sequence ATGCGCCCTGAACAGTGGGAAATCTTCAAGAAGGCCGCCCGCGGTGAACGTCTCGACGACATCCCGATGGCCATGATCATCGACAGCCCGTGGATCCCGGGCTACGTCGGCGTCAAGCACATGGACTTCTTCCTCGATCCCGAGGTCTGGCTGCAATCGCACCTGAAGATCCACCGCGAATTCCCCGACGTCATCTTCGTGCCCGGCTTCTGGATGGAGTACGGCATGGCCGCCGAGCCCTCCGCCCTCGGAGCGAAGATCAAGTTCTGGCAGGACAACACGCCCTCCGAATACCACGGACTCTTCCGCATCGAGGACGTCGACCAGCTTCACGAATACGAGGTCGAAGCCGACGCCTTCATGGCGCTCACGCTCCATCGCATCCGCATGCAGAAGCAGCGCGTGTTCGACGCCGGCTACATCATGCCTTTCGTCACCGCGCGCGGCCCGATGTGCACCGCCGGCTTCGTCCGCAACACCGCGGACTTCATGCTCGACCTCGTCGACAAGCCCGAGCACGCGCACAAGCTCCTCGATCTCTGCACGCGCCTGATCATCGACTGGTTGAAGGCCCAACACAAAGCCATCGGCGACTGCGTGGAGGGTATCTTCATCCTCGACGACATCGTCGGCTTCGTGAACGAAGCGCACTACATGGAGTTCTGCCACCCCTACCTGAAACGCATCTGCGACGCGTTTCCGCAGGACTGGGTGAAACTCTACCACAACGACGCCAGCATCGAAGCCTGCATGGATCACCTCCCCGACGTCGGCTTCAACGTCCTCAACTGGGGCAAGCAGACCGACATCGAAGAAGTGAAGTTCCGTATCGGCGATCGCATGACGCTCATGGGCAACGTCAACCCCCTCGAGGTCGGCGTGCGCGGCACGCCCGAAGAAGTCCACGCCGCCACCATGGACGTGCTCCGCAAGAGCGAAGGCGAACGCATCATCCTTTCCGTCGGCGGCGGCACCAGCCCCGGTATGCCCAAGGCCAACATCGAAGCCATGCTGGCCGCCTTGCGCGAATACAACTCCGCCCGCCGCGGCGAGTGA
- a CDS encoding NAD(P)-dependent alcohol dehydrogenase: MSALVLEKTRDLRLREIEIVEPLGPHDVRIRIHTVGVCGSDVHYYQHGAIGPFVVRAPMVLGHEASGVIEEVGSAVTTLAPGNRVCMEPGIPDPNGRATRLGLYNLDPAVRFWATPPVHGCLRPSVVHPAAFTFKLPDNVGFDEGAMVEPLAVGMHAANKARIKPGDVAVVLGAGPIGVLTALAALAGGCSRVVVTDVQPPKLALAASLGPITPVDVRTENLDSAVRAATDGWGADIVFEATGRPEAVAQGLHALAPGGCLVLVGMPGAPVPFDVVAAQVKEARVETVFRYAHVYPRALALMASRKIDVRPLVTDRYAFADSIAAFDYACAMRPESVKVQISLA; this comes from the coding sequence ATGTCCGCACTCGTCCTCGAAAAAACCCGCGACCTCCGCCTGCGCGAGATCGAGATCGTCGAACCGCTCGGTCCGCACGACGTCCGGATCCGTATCCACACGGTCGGCGTCTGCGGCAGCGACGTGCATTACTACCAGCACGGAGCGATCGGCCCCTTCGTCGTCCGGGCTCCCATGGTCCTCGGCCACGAGGCTTCCGGAGTGATCGAAGAAGTCGGTTCCGCCGTCACGACGCTCGCCCCCGGCAACCGAGTGTGCATGGAGCCCGGCATTCCCGATCCGAACGGACGCGCCACGCGACTCGGCCTCTACAACCTCGATCCCGCCGTCCGGTTCTGGGCCACCCCGCCCGTGCACGGTTGCCTCCGACCGTCCGTGGTGCATCCCGCGGCGTTCACGTTCAAACTCCCCGACAACGTCGGCTTCGACGAGGGCGCGATGGTCGAGCCGCTCGCCGTCGGCATGCACGCGGCGAACAAGGCCCGCATCAAACCCGGCGACGTCGCCGTCGTGCTCGGCGCGGGTCCCATCGGTGTGCTCACCGCTCTCGCGGCTCTGGCCGGCGGCTGCAGCCGTGTCGTCGTCACCGACGTGCAGCCGCCCAAACTCGCTCTCGCCGCCTCGCTCGGACCCATCACACCAGTCGATGTCCGCACCGAGAATCTCGACTCCGCCGTGCGCGCAGCGACCGACGGATGGGGTGCGGACATCGTCTTCGAAGCCACCGGGCGCCCCGAAGCCGTCGCACAAGGCCTCCACGCGCTCGCCCCCGGTGGCTGCCTCGTGCTCGTCGGCATGCCCGGTGCCCCGGTGCCGTTCGACGTCGTCGCCGCGCAGGTGAAGGAAGCGCGCGTGGAAACGGTCTTCCGTTACGCGCACGTCTATCCGCGCGCTCTCGCGTTGATGGCCTCGCGCAAGATCGACGTCCGCCCTCTCGTGACCGATCGCTACGCCTTCGCGGACTCGATCGCCGCGTTCGACTACGCCTGCGCCATGCGCCCGGAAAGCGTGAAGGTGCAGATCTCCCTCGCGTGA
- a CDS encoding MFS transporter encodes MAHFASTPERSGSPGGNLRWVVCVLLFFSVAINYLDRLVLAILKQDLSRELGWSDSDYGWIAAAFSFAYAFGYLIGGRLMDHWGVKRGLPIFVTLWSCAAVAHGACAWIGVDERFEASFPWFSLTELGIVTVTMSMPMTAAGFMLARIALGLTQGGNFPGAIKAVAEWYPVKERALATGLFNAGTNAGAILCPIGVPLLYANFGWQATFYVTGATGFLWVVAWWFVYETPEKHPRLSASERAYIRSGQPAVEETKVRVPWLSLLRYRAVWAYVIASILAGPAWGFYQFFVPDFLGKRFGMPTQEVGVWTAVFFAVAMIGGVLGGWLAGRLIGMGWSVNGARKTALLACALAVVPVFFAPFAGTVWLAVLIVGIAGSAHQGWSANLFSIVSDTMPKETISSVVGLGGFVAYFTGGFVNGITGEILERTGSYVSVFAYFSGMYVLSLLVIQILVPRLGERKGGTS; translated from the coding sequence ATGGCACACTTCGCATCCACTCCCGAACGGAGCGGCTCGCCCGGCGGAAATCTCCGTTGGGTCGTCTGCGTCCTTCTCTTCTTTTCGGTCGCGATCAACTATCTGGACCGCCTCGTGCTCGCGATCCTCAAACAGGATCTCAGCCGCGAACTCGGTTGGAGCGATTCCGACTACGGCTGGATCGCCGCGGCGTTCTCGTTCGCTTACGCTTTCGGTTACCTGATCGGCGGGCGCCTCATGGACCACTGGGGCGTGAAGCGCGGGTTGCCGATCTTCGTCACTCTGTGGAGTTGCGCGGCGGTCGCTCACGGCGCGTGTGCGTGGATCGGCGTGGACGAGCGTTTCGAGGCGTCGTTTCCGTGGTTCTCGCTCACCGAACTCGGGATCGTGACCGTCACGATGTCGATGCCGATGACAGCCGCGGGCTTCATGCTCGCGCGCATCGCGCTCGGCCTCACTCAGGGTGGAAACTTCCCCGGAGCGATCAAGGCCGTCGCGGAGTGGTATCCGGTGAAGGAACGCGCGCTCGCCACCGGATTGTTCAACGCCGGTACGAACGCAGGCGCGATTCTCTGCCCGATCGGCGTGCCGTTGCTGTATGCGAACTTCGGGTGGCAGGCCACCTTCTACGTCACCGGAGCGACCGGCTTCCTCTGGGTCGTCGCGTGGTGGTTCGTGTACGAGACGCCGGAGAAGCACCCACGTCTCTCGGCGAGCGAGCGCGCCTACATCCGATCGGGCCAACCCGCGGTCGAAGAGACGAAGGTCCGCGTGCCGTGGCTCTCGCTGCTGCGCTACCGCGCGGTGTGGGCTTACGTGATCGCGAGCATCCTCGCCGGGCCGGCGTGGGGTTTCTATCAGTTCTTCGTCCCCGACTTTCTCGGGAAACGCTTCGGCATGCCCACGCAGGAGGTCGGGGTGTGGACCGCGGTGTTCTTTGCCGTGGCCATGATCGGCGGTGTTCTCGGAGGTTGGCTCGCCGGTCGCCTGATCGGAATGGGATGGAGCGTGAACGGCGCGCGCAAGACCGCGCTGCTCGCATGCGCGCTCGCGGTCGTACCGGTGTTCTTCGCGCCGTTCGCGGGCACGGTGTGGCTCGCGGTCCTGATCGTGGGCATCGCGGGCTCGGCTCACCAAGGATGGTCCGCCAATCTCTTCAGCATCGTGTCCGACACGATGCCGAAGGAGACGATCAGTTCCGTGGTGGGATTGGGCGGTTTCGTGGCCTACTTCACCGGGGGATTCGTCAACGGCATCACCGGCGAGATCCTGGAGCGGACGGGGAGCTACGTGTCCGTGTTCGCGTACTTCTCCGGGATGTACGTGTTGTCGCTGTTGGTCATCCAGATCCTCGTGCCGAGACTCGGCGAACGGAAGGGAGGCACGTCGT
- a CDS encoding cupin domain-containing protein, which yields MLSMSRTPSLLDPEIVATLALAGATTFSDKGIVSRAVLSTPTLRVTLFGFAVGQELTEHASSSRAIVQILNGASDWIVEGKAMRLAAGEILHMPPGARHAVRAGESFSMLLTLVKEPTAATEAPPDTN from the coding sequence ATGCTCTCCATGTCACGCACACCGTCACTTCTCGATCCGGAGATCGTCGCGACGCTCGCACTCGCCGGAGCGACCACGTTTTCCGACAAAGGCATCGTCAGCCGCGCGGTCCTGTCCACGCCTACGCTGCGCGTCACGCTCTTCGGGTTCGCCGTCGGCCAAGAGTTGACCGAGCATGCGTCGAGTTCGCGTGCGATCGTGCAGATCCTGAACGGTGCTTCCGACTGGATCGTGGAAGGGAAAGCGATGCGACTTGCCGCCGGAGAGATTCTGCACATGCCTCCGGGAGCGCGCCATGCCGTGCGCGCGGGGGAGTCGTTTTCGATGCTGCTCACGCTCGTGAAAGAACCGACCGCCGCCACCGAAGCTCCGCCGGACACGAATTGA